A window of Thermosynechococcus sp. NK55a contains these coding sequences:
- a CDS encoding homocysteine biosynthesis protein, which produces MERTIAEINEKITAGKATVWTLAELKARLESLSIAEATRQVDVITTGTFEPMESSGAIINLGPTDPPIKLRQCWLDGIPAYSGFGAVDLYLGAAQSLDPNSEAGEADSLRERGGGHVIADLIAGKAIPLRAVGCVTDCYPRASLETVISKDTINQFYLYNPRNLYQNFIVGVNGGDRPLYTYLGPLQPQLGNAVYACGGALSPLLNDPYLRLVGIGTRIFLGGGIGYVAWEGTQHFPLQKRLANDTPIGPAATLALIGDAKQMDPFWVRGCYFKHYGASLMLGVGVPLPVLDQEVIARCAIRDEDVVAPIIDFSIPRRVRPTFGLVNYAQLKSGSIKIEGKTVRTAPLTSLYLSQRIAEVLKDWIYSGRFTLTEPIAPLPRDRAFLPQQPWMPAVSED; this is translated from the coding sequence GTGGAACGGACTATTGCCGAAATTAATGAAAAGATTACAGCAGGCAAAGCCACGGTTTGGACATTGGCAGAACTCAAAGCCCGTCTTGAAAGCCTGAGCATTGCCGAAGCAACCCGCCAAGTGGATGTGATTACGACGGGTACGTTTGAACCCATGGAGTCCTCCGGGGCGATCATTAACTTGGGACCGACAGATCCGCCCATTAAACTGCGGCAGTGCTGGCTTGATGGCATTCCCGCCTACAGTGGTTTTGGCGCTGTGGATCTGTACCTTGGGGCGGCCCAATCGCTGGATCCCAACTCTGAAGCAGGAGAAGCCGACAGTCTGCGGGAACGGGGGGGTGGCCATGTCATTGCCGATTTGATTGCGGGTAAAGCCATTCCCCTACGGGCGGTGGGCTGTGTTACGGATTGTTATCCCCGCGCCAGTTTAGAAACGGTGATTAGCAAAGACACCATCAACCAGTTCTATCTCTATAATCCCCGCAATCTGTATCAAAATTTTATTGTGGGTGTGAATGGGGGCGATCGCCCCCTCTATACCTATCTGGGTCCACTGCAACCGCAATTGGGGAATGCCGTTTATGCCTGTGGCGGTGCCCTCTCACCTCTGTTGAATGATCCCTACTTGCGATTGGTGGGGATTGGCACGCGCATTTTCCTCGGTGGTGGCATTGGTTATGTGGCCTGGGAAGGCACCCAACACTTTCCGTTGCAAAAACGCCTGGCCAACGACACCCCCATTGGTCCAGCCGCAACCCTTGCCCTCATTGGTGATGCCAAGCAAATGGATCCCTTTTGGGTGCGCGGTTGCTATTTCAAGCACTATGGGGCCTCTCTGATGCTGGGGGTGGGGGTTCCGCTGCCGGTGTTGGATCAAGAGGTCATTGCCCGCTGTGCCATTCGCGATGAGGACGTAGTGGCACCGATTATTGATTTTTCAATTCCTCGCCGGGTACGTCCCACCTTCGGCCTGGTCAACTATGCCCAACTCAAGTCCGGCAGCATCAAAATTGAAGGCAAAACCGTGCGCACTGCTCCCCTGACCAGCCTCTACTTGAGTCAACGCATTGCCGAAGTCCTCAAGGATTGGATTTACAGTGGTCGTTTTACCCTGACAGAACCCATTGCCCCTCTGCCGCGCGATCGCGCCTTTTTACCGCAACAACCTTGGATGCCCGCTGTCAGTGAGGATTAG
- the hmpF gene encoding pilus motility taxis protein HmpF has product MGTRSELKLLMREQSGYWHPVPQNEETIPFDNSRDYGNGVLVFVEMAANRQIQNVDEAARRLTGILHGFTRMRERFQSQEEEIEGWKQSLLYQAEALNQREQEFEQRKEELQELEAQLAGAEEQLAQLNKLREELTAEEERIQAERQALENLRHQVHQEQQRWEQLRSSHSNGLSPEQIRQVDSIVQQLAETLSSGGGSQIAECFQILDQQQALLSQYWQQLEQLEQEVSQRQATLEQQLQAFHAKEETWRTAQEQFWQDSRAIALQEELCRYKQSVLEKERHLLAQQEEMIQQMRQAMVSDLTEAVDVNALMKMPMEELEKEVANRGNDLKRASAFVNDQEEELKMALESLAELEQKIKEASDFDRLQLAGELEDERQRCNLLNQALEGQRQNIREKEAIYKIHKQVLEARKDPASQQGISLIPILSELEHQFQDYSVAVNQLAEELQQAYTDLESLRHDLEERRKLQQQQKDQLSQEEQALIEEQRLLAAKRGQANLLREILQPVQDRLNHLRQSLEGLNQNILNGRPSALISDLQQVVMNLGQGA; this is encoded by the coding sequence ATGGGGACGAGATCCGAGTTGAAATTATTGATGCGTGAGCAGTCGGGCTACTGGCACCCTGTCCCCCAAAACGAAGAAACGATTCCCTTTGACAATAGTCGCGACTACGGCAATGGCGTGCTGGTCTTTGTGGAAATGGCCGCTAACCGCCAAATTCAAAACGTAGATGAAGCGGCTCGCCGCCTCACGGGTATTTTGCACGGCTTTACACGGATGCGGGAGCGTTTCCAAAGTCAAGAGGAAGAAATTGAAGGCTGGAAGCAATCCCTCCTATATCAGGCGGAAGCGCTTAATCAACGGGAACAGGAATTTGAGCAGCGCAAAGAAGAACTCCAGGAACTAGAGGCACAACTGGCTGGCGCTGAAGAGCAGCTGGCACAACTCAACAAACTACGGGAGGAATTGACCGCAGAGGAAGAGCGGATTCAAGCGGAACGCCAAGCCCTTGAAAATTTACGCCACCAAGTCCATCAAGAGCAGCAGCGCTGGGAACAACTCAGATCAAGCCACAGCAATGGCCTATCCCCAGAACAAATTCGCCAAGTGGACTCGATTGTGCAGCAGTTGGCAGAGACCCTCAGCAGTGGTGGGGGTTCCCAAATCGCCGAATGTTTCCAAATTTTAGACCAGCAGCAGGCCTTGCTGAGCCAATACTGGCAGCAACTGGAGCAACTAGAGCAGGAAGTGAGCCAGCGGCAAGCCACCCTAGAGCAGCAACTTCAAGCTTTCCATGCAAAGGAGGAGACCTGGCGCACCGCTCAAGAACAATTTTGGCAAGACAGTCGGGCGATCGCCCTACAGGAGGAACTCTGCCGCTACAAACAGTCCGTTCTTGAAAAAGAACGCCACCTCCTTGCTCAACAGGAGGAAATGATCCAGCAAATGCGCCAAGCCATGGTCAGTGATCTCACAGAGGCAGTGGATGTGAATGCCCTGATGAAAATGCCCATGGAGGAACTCGAAAAAGAAGTGGCCAACCGAGGCAATGACCTCAAGCGTGCTTCTGCCTTTGTCAACGATCAAGAAGAAGAGCTAAAAATGGCTCTGGAGTCCCTAGCAGAACTGGAGCAAAAAATTAAAGAAGCCAGTGACTTCGATCGCCTGCAACTGGCGGGGGAACTAGAGGATGAGCGCCAGCGCTGTAATCTGCTCAATCAGGCCCTTGAGGGACAACGGCAAAATATTCGTGAAAAAGAAGCGATCTACAAAATTCACAAGCAAGTGTTAGAGGCCCGCAAAGATCCGGCCTCGCAGCAGGGCATTAGCCTCATTCCCATTCTCAGTGAACTTGAACACCAGTTTCAGGACTACAGTGTGGCCGTCAATCAACTCGCAGAGGAATTGCAGCAGGCCTATACCGATCTCGAAAGTTTGCGCCACGACCTCGAAGAGCGCCGCAAGCTGCAACAGCAGCAAAAAGATCAACTGAGCCAAGAAGAACAGGCACTGATTGAAGAACAACGTTTACTCGCCGCCAAACGGGGACAGGCAAATCTGCTGCGGGAAATTTTACAACCCGTTCAAGATCGTCTCAATCACCTGCGCCAAAGCTTAGAGGGACTCAACCAAAATATCCTCAATGGCCGCCCCAGTGCCCTCATTTCTGACTTGCAGCAGGTGGTTATGAATCTGGGGCAGGGGGCTTAG
- a CDS encoding glycosyltransferase family A protein, with protein MTEGLAVELAGLRSFSIVMPAYNVVSQRGETIFRETLESIAASCRYLQRHFPYATEGEFILISDGSTDRTCDVAMAGWPNAVPLQLVGLPTNVGIAAARNIGVRLAKGEVIFFCDADDLYRPEHLFLALSVLNQPLPAPYAPAYFGAVRTGVYCRDRLHPYWHQSLEQTLVLNLAVRREVHEFIGGFPEDEVFRQFRYGAEDVAYAYWLHQFCHTARLEQRTVEYRRFPNSFFDRQLKKFQAAPGTVADDLDEGDRQREAQIQEIMATRLQELQAKAAQGVA; from the coding sequence GTGACTGAGGGACTTGCTGTGGAACTTGCTGGCCTGCGTTCCTTCTCGATTGTGATGCCCGCCTACAATGTGGTGAGCCAGCGGGGAGAAACGATCTTTCGCGAAACCCTTGAGAGCATTGCTGCCAGTTGCCGCTACCTCCAACGGCACTTCCCCTACGCCACTGAGGGGGAATTCATCCTGATTAGCGATGGTTCAACGGATCGCACCTGCGATGTGGCGATGGCAGGATGGCCAAATGCTGTCCCTCTGCAATTGGTGGGCCTACCGACGAATGTTGGGATTGCGGCGGCGCGGAACATTGGGGTGCGCTTAGCCAAAGGTGAGGTGATTTTTTTCTGTGATGCCGATGATTTGTACCGCCCTGAGCACCTGTTTTTAGCCCTATCGGTGTTGAATCAGCCCTTGCCGGCACCCTATGCCCCGGCCTATTTTGGGGCGGTGCGCACGGGGGTCTATTGTCGCGATCGCCTGCATCCCTACTGGCACCAGAGCCTCGAGCAAACCTTGGTGCTGAACCTGGCTGTGCGCCGCGAAGTCCATGAGTTTATTGGCGGCTTTCCAGAGGATGAGGTGTTTCGCCAATTTCGCTATGGGGCTGAGGATGTGGCCTATGCCTATTGGTTGCACCAGTTTTGCCACACTGCCCGCCTCGAGCAGCGGACCGTTGAGTATCGCCGCTTTCCCAATAGTTTCTTTGACCGTCAACTCAAGAAATTCCAAGCCGCTCCCGGCACCGTGGCCGATGACCTTGATGAGGGCGATCGCCAGCGGGAGGCGCAGATTCAGGAGATTATGGCCACACGACTTCAGGAATTGCAGGCCAAGGCGGCTCAAGGAGTGGCCTAG
- a CDS encoding elongation factor G codes for MARRCNIALVGNYNSGKTTLAESILRLTRATNGKASSLLDTSPEARDRQMGVELNVVHTQYGELDLTLLDCPGSVELLQETLNALVGVDMAIVVCEPLSDRAFTLTPLFKFLDDWQIPHILFVNKMERAHDPYMEILAAYRQVSSRPLVPHQYPIWQGDDLLGYIDLVTEQAYHYHAGAAADLVPFPSELQAVEQAARAELLEALANYDDHLLEELLEDIAPPESEIMADLRWELGADLIVPVFFGSAQTDDGVRPLLAALDREAPDATATAAHRQINGEEPLAQVLKTFYVPQGGGKLSLVRVWQGTLTDGMSLNGVRVGGIYRAQGTQLESLGQATAGEVVLLARLEGIRTGETLSGSGQVPPLPCAPQLEPVYALAMTPSKRSDEVKLTGALQKLLEEDPALHWEQHGDTHEMILWGQGEIHLQIALDRLRRKYNLPMQTHLPQVPYRETIRRSIKNSHGRYKHQTGGHGQFGDVYLDIAPLERGSGFQFSETIVGGVVPKQYIPGVEQGVREFLNQGPLGFPIVDVAVTLTNGSYHSVDSSEQAFRQAARLAMQAGIPQCEPQLLEPIMAVQVWMPQAFTAKVMQALTGRRGQVLGYSCKEGWPGWEQIEAYLPQAEMHDFVVELRSLTMGTGGFHWQFDHLQEVPEKLAAMIVQRHKNA; via the coding sequence ATGGCGAGACGATGCAACATTGCCCTTGTGGGCAACTACAACAGTGGCAAAACGACCCTTGCAGAAAGTATTTTGCGCCTTACCCGCGCCACCAACGGGAAAGCCAGTAGTCTTCTGGATACCAGTCCTGAGGCGCGCGATCGCCAGATGGGCGTGGAACTGAATGTTGTCCATACCCAGTACGGGGAGCTAGACCTCACCCTTCTCGACTGTCCCGGCTCAGTGGAATTGCTCCAAGAAACCCTCAATGCCCTTGTGGGTGTGGACATGGCGATCGTGGTCTGTGAACCCCTGAGCGATCGCGCCTTTACCCTAACCCCCCTATTCAAATTCCTCGATGACTGGCAAATTCCCCATATCCTTTTTGTCAACAAGATGGAGCGTGCCCATGATCCCTACATGGAGATTCTAGCCGCCTATCGCCAAGTGTCCAGCCGTCCCCTTGTGCCCCACCAGTACCCCATTTGGCAGGGGGATGACCTCTTGGGCTACATTGACTTGGTGACGGAGCAGGCCTATCACTACCATGCGGGGGCGGCGGCGGATTTAGTCCCCTTTCCTTCGGAATTACAAGCCGTCGAACAGGCGGCGCGGGCAGAGCTCCTAGAGGCGCTGGCCAACTACGATGATCACCTCCTCGAAGAACTCCTGGAGGATATTGCACCACCGGAAAGTGAAATCATGGCGGATTTGCGCTGGGAGTTGGGAGCCGACTTAATTGTGCCCGTCTTTTTTGGCAGTGCCCAAACGGACGATGGTGTGCGCCCCCTATTGGCAGCCCTCGATCGCGAAGCACCCGATGCCACAGCAACCGCTGCCCATCGCCAGATCAACGGTGAGGAGCCTCTCGCCCAAGTGCTCAAGACGTTCTATGTACCCCAAGGAGGTGGCAAACTCTCCCTTGTGCGGGTCTGGCAGGGCACCTTGACCGATGGCATGAGCTTGAATGGGGTGCGCGTGGGGGGCATCTACCGTGCCCAGGGCACGCAATTAGAATCCTTGGGGCAAGCAACGGCGGGTGAGGTTGTCCTATTGGCACGGCTGGAGGGCATTCGTACAGGTGAGACCCTCAGTGGCAGTGGTCAGGTACCCCCTTTGCCCTGTGCACCACAACTGGAACCGGTCTATGCCCTGGCCATGACTCCCAGTAAACGGAGTGACGAGGTGAAGCTCACTGGCGCGCTGCAAAAACTCCTTGAGGAAGACCCGGCGCTGCATTGGGAACAGCATGGCGATACCCATGAAATGATTCTCTGGGGACAGGGTGAAATTCACTTGCAGATTGCCCTCGATCGCCTGCGTCGCAAATATAACCTACCGATGCAAACCCATCTACCCCAAGTCCCCTACAGGGAAACCATTCGCCGTAGTATCAAAAATAGCCATGGCCGCTATAAACATCAAACCGGTGGCCACGGCCAATTTGGGGATGTATACCTCGATATCGCTCCCCTAGAGCGCGGCAGCGGCTTCCAATTTAGTGAAACCATTGTCGGTGGCGTTGTTCCCAAGCAATATATCCCCGGTGTTGAGCAGGGGGTGCGCGAATTCCTGAACCAAGGCCCCTTGGGCTTTCCGATTGTGGATGTGGCTGTTACCCTCACCAATGGCTCTTACCACTCTGTGGATAGCTCTGAGCAAGCCTTTCGCCAAGCAGCCCGCCTTGCTATGCAAGCGGGAATTCCCCAGTGTGAACCGCAACTCCTAGAACCCATCATGGCGGTACAGGTGTGGATGCCCCAAGCCTTTACCGCTAAGGTGATGCAGGCTTTAACAGGGCGGCGCGGTCAGGTTTTGGGCTACAGCTGTAAGGAGGGTTGGCCCGGCTGGGAACAGATTGAGGCCTATTTACCGCAAGCGGAAATGCATGACTTTGTGGTGGAGTTGCGATCGCTGACCATGGGCACTGGTGGCTTCCATTGGCAATTTGACCATCTTCAGGAAGTACCGGAGAAACTGGCCGCGATGATTGTCCAGCGCCACAAAAACGCCTAG
- the rpaB gene encoding response regulator transcription factor RpaB, whose protein sequence is MSVTLETHKEKILVVDDEASIRRILETRLSMIGYTVVTAADGEEALTTFRQEQPDLVVLDVMMPKLDGYGVCQELRKESDVPIIMLTALGDVADRITGLELGADDYVVKPFSPKELEARIRSVLRRIEKTNTSGIPSSGVIQVGNIRIDTNKRQVYKGDERIRLTGMEFMLLELLVGRSGEPFSRAEILEQVWGYTPERHVDTRVVDVHISRLRAKLEEDPSNPELILTARGTGYLFQRITEPGEASNKNQ, encoded by the coding sequence GTGTCCGTTACTTTGGAGACCCACAAAGAAAAGATACTCGTTGTTGACGATGAAGCGAGTATTCGTCGCATCTTAGAAACTCGGCTGTCAATGATTGGCTATACCGTCGTCACTGCTGCCGATGGCGAGGAAGCCCTGACCACCTTTCGGCAGGAGCAGCCAGATTTAGTGGTGCTTGATGTGATGATGCCGAAACTAGATGGCTATGGCGTCTGTCAAGAACTGCGCAAGGAATCGGATGTCCCGATTATTATGCTCACTGCCCTTGGCGATGTTGCTGATCGCATTACGGGGCTAGAACTGGGGGCCGATGATTATGTGGTCAAGCCCTTTTCCCCCAAGGAGTTGGAAGCCCGCATTCGCTCGGTACTGCGACGCATTGAGAAGACCAATACCTCTGGCATCCCTAGCTCCGGGGTGATTCAGGTGGGCAATATTCGCATTGACACCAATAAGCGGCAGGTCTACAAGGGGGATGAGCGCATTCGTCTCACGGGCATGGAATTTATGCTCTTGGAATTGCTGGTAGGACGCTCGGGCGAGCCTTTCTCCCGCGCAGAAATTCTGGAGCAAGTGTGGGGGTACACCCCCGAACGCCATGTGGATACACGGGTGGTGGATGTCCACATTTCCCGCTTGCGGGCTAAATTAGAGGAAGACCCCAGTAATCCAGAATTAATCTTGACCGCACGGGGCACAGGGTATCTCTTTCAGCGCATTACTGAACCGGGAGAAGCAAGCAACAAAAATCAATAG
- a CDS encoding phycobilisome rod-core linker polypeptide: MVVKASGGSSVARPQLYQTVPVSTIIQAEQQDRFLNRGELAELAVYLRSGAKRLEIATTLTRNADIIVSRAANRIFVGGSPMAFLSRPQTEEAPQFTTGARGEAIDMKEAMKLGTATYVDTRGGFLEGLRSIFSASSGGAPVGFKPINIARYGPARMEKSLRDLDWFLRYTTYAIVAGDPNILAVNTRGLREIIEAACSSDATIAALQEMRRAALSYFEKDAEAKGIVETYFDVLINEFIAPAPSDKVRQRNSTDLQGLQLPQIYFNAAERRPKFVMKPGLSAAEKNEVVKAAYRQIFERDISRAYGLGISDLESKVKNGSISMKEFIRQLAKSPLYRKNFYEPYINSRALELAFRHILGRGPSSREEVQTYFAIISKGGLPALVDALVDSKEYSDYFGEETVPYLRGLGQEAQECRNWGAQQDLFKYSAPFRKVPQFITTFAAQDQPLPDQHPYGSGNDPLEIQFGAIFPKEKKNSRTRPQPFNKDTRRILIARGPGINNQVSNPAARGVTPGTLGPKVFKLDQLPSINARIGKRSIATGGDSVKFAESSTQRVIRAAYLQVFGRDVYEGQRQKVAEIKLENGEISVREFVRILAKSNLFRSLYWTPLYVTKAIEYIHRRLLGRPTYGRQEMNAYFDIASKKGLYGLVDAIIDSQEYSEAFGEDTVPYERYITPQGLALRSLRVGTIGETGVPPEKEETPRFVELGAVTELRTEPAIQFRANQGVSKRREQTKVFKLTDLNDKQNLQLVIQAAYRQVFERDVAPYIVRDEFTALESKLSNGEITLKEFIEALGCSELYQKEFYTPYPNTKVIELGTKHFLGRAPVDQAEIRRYNQILATQGLKAFVQALVSSAEYAEAFGEDTVPYRRFPTLPAANFPNTEKLHNQLTKQSDAIVVPSFAPVKPRLDNTKLPLLSRAIAEQEAKARQADPSKPRFIELGRSFRNGDGQSVEVGVGTTRRRPARIFRMTVGAPSAEVELVINAIYCQVMDVFSGQVPSQFRRPDLESRLRNGEITVREFVRTLASSEIYRNRFYTPYPNTKVIEFLFRHLLGRAPATQAEIRQYNKILADQGLKAAVETMVNSPEYSRYFGEDVVPYKRFPTLPAGNYIGSVKADADLVKQSWSSLSPSLVGIQPSHRD; the protein is encoded by the coding sequence ATGGTTGTCAAAGCAAGTGGTGGAAGCTCGGTTGCCCGCCCGCAACTTTATCAAACAGTCCCCGTTTCAACGATTATCCAAGCCGAGCAGCAGGATCGCTTCCTGAATCGGGGTGAACTGGCTGAACTCGCTGTTTATCTGCGCTCCGGGGCAAAACGCCTTGAAATTGCCACCACCCTCACCCGCAACGCCGACATCATTGTTTCCCGTGCTGCCAACCGCATCTTTGTCGGTGGTTCCCCCATGGCCTTTCTCTCCCGTCCCCAAACTGAAGAAGCCCCCCAATTCACCACTGGGGCAAGGGGCGAAGCCATTGACATGAAAGAAGCCATGAAGCTGGGAACCGCAACCTATGTGGACACCCGTGGTGGGTTCCTAGAGGGATTGCGCTCCATCTTTAGTGCGTCCAGTGGCGGTGCGCCCGTGGGCTTCAAGCCGATCAACATTGCCCGCTATGGCCCAGCGCGCATGGAAAAATCCCTGCGGGACTTGGATTGGTTCCTGCGCTATACCACCTACGCCATTGTGGCCGGTGATCCCAACATTCTGGCGGTGAATACCCGCGGCTTGCGGGAAATCATTGAGGCTGCTTGCTCCAGTGATGCCACGATTGCTGCCCTGCAGGAAATGCGGCGGGCAGCTCTCAGCTATTTTGAAAAAGACGCCGAAGCCAAGGGCATTGTCGAAACCTACTTTGACGTTCTGATCAACGAATTTATTGCCCCCGCCCCCTCCGATAAGGTGCGGCAGCGCAACTCCACCGATCTACAAGGTCTGCAGCTGCCACAGATTTACTTCAATGCCGCCGAGCGTCGTCCCAAATTTGTGATGAAGCCAGGGCTATCCGCTGCCGAGAAGAACGAAGTAGTTAAGGCCGCCTATCGGCAAATCTTTGAGCGCGACATCTCCCGGGCCTACGGTTTGGGTATCTCCGACTTGGAATCGAAGGTGAAAAATGGCTCCATCTCCATGAAGGAGTTCATCCGCCAACTGGCCAAATCGCCTCTCTACCGCAAAAACTTCTACGAACCCTATATCAACAGCCGTGCCCTAGAACTCGCCTTCCGCCACATTTTGGGTCGTGGGCCCTCTAGCCGCGAGGAAGTGCAAACCTACTTTGCCATTATTTCCAAGGGGGGTCTCCCTGCCTTGGTGGATGCCCTTGTGGATTCCAAGGAATACAGCGACTACTTTGGCGAAGAAACGGTGCCCTATCTGCGGGGTCTGGGTCAAGAGGCCCAAGAGTGTCGCAACTGGGGTGCCCAACAGGATCTCTTCAAGTACAGTGCTCCCTTCCGCAAAGTTCCCCAATTCATCACTACCTTTGCTGCCCAAGATCAGCCCCTGCCAGATCAACACCCCTATGGGTCCGGCAACGATCCCCTGGAAATTCAGTTTGGCGCCATCTTCCCAAAAGAAAAGAAAAACTCCAGGACTCGCCCTCAACCCTTCAACAAAGACACCCGCCGCATTCTCATTGCGCGCGGGCCAGGGATCAACAATCAGGTGAGCAATCCAGCAGCCCGTGGTGTCACCCCCGGTACCCTAGGGCCAAAGGTCTTCAAGCTGGATCAGCTTCCCAGCATCAATGCCCGCATTGGCAAGCGCTCCATCGCCACGGGCGGCGACAGTGTCAAATTTGCTGAAAGTTCGACCCAGCGAGTGATTCGTGCCGCTTATCTCCAAGTTTTTGGCCGTGATGTCTATGAAGGGCAGCGCCAAAAAGTCGCTGAGATCAAACTGGAGAACGGTGAAATCTCTGTCCGTGAGTTTGTGCGGATTTTGGCCAAGTCAAACCTCTTCCGCAGCCTCTACTGGACACCACTGTACGTCACGAAGGCGATTGAATATATTCACCGTCGCCTCTTGGGTCGTCCCACCTATGGTCGCCAAGAGATGAATGCCTACTTTGACATTGCCTCGAAGAAAGGTCTCTATGGCTTGGTGGATGCCATCATTGACAGCCAAGAGTACAGTGAAGCCTTTGGTGAAGATACGGTTCCCTACGAGCGCTACATTACGCCCCAGGGTCTGGCTCTGCGATCGCTACGGGTGGGGACAATTGGCGAAACTGGTGTACCCCCTGAAAAAGAAGAAACACCTCGCTTTGTCGAACTGGGGGCGGTCACCGAACTGCGCACTGAGCCAGCGATTCAGTTCCGTGCCAATCAAGGGGTGAGCAAGCGCCGCGAGCAGACCAAGGTCTTCAAGCTCACGGATCTCAACGACAAGCAAAATCTGCAACTGGTGATTCAGGCGGCCTATCGTCAGGTTTTTGAGCGGGATGTTGCCCCCTACATTGTTCGCGATGAGTTTACCGCCCTTGAATCCAAGCTCAGCAACGGCGAGATCACCCTCAAGGAGTTCATCGAAGCCTTGGGTTGCTCTGAACTCTATCAGAAGGAGTTCTACACCCCTTACCCCAACACCAAAGTCATTGAACTGGGTACCAAACATTTCTTGGGGCGGGCACCCGTTGATCAAGCGGAAATTCGCCGCTACAACCAAATTCTTGCCACCCAGGGCTTAAAGGCCTTTGTCCAAGCCCTCGTCAGTAGTGCTGAATACGCTGAAGCCTTTGGTGAAGATACGGTGCCCTATCGTCGCTTCCCCACCTTACCAGCGGCCAACTTCCCCAACACTGAGAAACTGCACAATCAACTCACGAAGCAAAGTGATGCGATTGTCGTGCCCAGCTTCGCGCCGGTCAAACCTCGCCTCGATAACACGAAGCTGCCGCTCCTTAGTCGGGCGATCGCCGAGCAAGAAGCTAAAGCCCGTCAAGCGGATCCCAGCAAGCCCCGCTTTATCGAATTGGGACGCTCCTTCCGCAATGGCGATGGTCAATCGGTGGAAGTGGGGGTCGGTACCACCCGTCGCCGTCCCGCTCGTATTTTCCGCATGACCGTGGGTGCCCCTAGTGCTGAAGTGGAGCTGGTCATCAATGCCATCTACTGCCAAGTGATGGATGTCTTTAGTGGCCAAGTGCCGAGCCAGTTCCGGCGCCCTGATCTGGAAAGCCGCCTGCGCAATGGTGAAATTACCGTCCGCGAGTTTGTGCGTACACTGGCCAGCTCGGAGATCTATCGCAACCGCTTCTACACCCCCTATCCCAACACCAAGGTGATTGAGTTCCTCTTCCGTCACCTCCTTGGTCGCGCCCCAGCCACCCAAGCGGAAATTCGCCAATACAACAAAATCTTGGCGGATCAAGGCCTCAAGGCTGCTGTCGAAACGATGGTAAATAGCCCTGAGTACAGCCGCTACTTTGGCGAAGATGTCGTGCCCTACAAACGCTTCCCGACGCTGCCAGCGGGCAACTACATTGGCAGTGTCAAAGCCGATGCCGACTTGGTGAAGCAATCCTGGTCGAGCCTCTCGCCCTCATTGGTGGGGATTCAGCCCAGTCATCGCGACTAG
- a CDS encoding tetratricopeptide repeat protein has product MASPVHANSQVSRLMQEGQRLVEGGNYAQALAIYQQLLQSESRNPRLHSAIGYIYAQQGQFAEAARAYQRAIELDQQNADFYYALGYSLGMMGENDGAAAAYRQAIRLNNRNAQAYEGLAVILARMGDPQGAIQAYRAALRLAPRNWSAQKGLGVLLLQQRNIPEALSSLQQAAALAPGNASIQLNLGMALLAAGDPGNGWQAIDRAANLGQRDADLLQQVAELAAAANQPERAIQAYRRLITLQPERVATYFSFGELLMQQNNPLEAAAIYRQATQINPKDPEGFYRLGKALAAQGRQQEARSAYQVALKLYREQNNPTGETKVRDAMRQRH; this is encoded by the coding sequence ATGGCATCGCCAGTCCACGCCAATAGCCAAGTGAGCCGGCTGATGCAGGAAGGGCAGCGGCTAGTGGAAGGAGGAAACTATGCCCAAGCCTTGGCCATTTATCAGCAACTGCTCCAGAGTGAGAGCCGTAATCCTCGCCTGCATTCTGCCATTGGCTACATCTATGCCCAGCAGGGACAATTTGCCGAGGCTGCCCGTGCTTACCAACGCGCGATTGAGCTGGATCAACAAAACGCTGATTTTTACTATGCCCTGGGCTACAGTCTGGGGATGATGGGGGAAAACGACGGTGCTGCTGCCGCCTACCGCCAAGCCATCCGCCTGAATAACCGTAATGCTCAAGCCTATGAAGGACTGGCGGTAATTCTCGCCCGCATGGGGGATCCCCAAGGCGCCATACAAGCCTACCGCGCCGCCCTCCGTCTTGCTCCCCGCAATTGGTCAGCTCAAAAGGGATTAGGGGTTTTGCTGCTCCAACAACGCAATATTCCTGAAGCCCTCAGTAGCCTGCAACAGGCGGCAGCCCTTGCCCCCGGCAATGCCTCAATTCAACTCAATTTAGGAATGGCACTCCTTGCGGCCGGCGATCCTGGCAATGGCTGGCAGGCAATTGACCGCGCCGCTAACTTGGGTCAGCGGGATGCAGATCTGCTACAACAGGTGGCCGAACTGGCTGCGGCAGCGAATCAACCCGAGCGAGCGATTCAAGCCTACCGCCGCCTGATTACCCTGCAACCCGAACGGGTCGCCACTTACTTCAGTTTTGGTGAGCTGTTAATGCAGCAAAATAATCCCCTGGAAGCGGCGGCGATTTATCGTCAAGCCACGCAGATCAACCCCAAGGATCCCGAAGGATTTTACCGCTTGGGGAAAGCCTTGGCAGCCCAAGGGCGGCAGCAGGAGGCCCGCAGTGCCTATCAAGTGGCTTTGAAGCTGTACCGTGAGCAAAATAACCCCACAGGGGAAACCAAAGTCCGAGATGCAATGCGGCAGCGGCACTAG